The nucleotide sequence TCATCGCTGTGTGATTACCTTTGATTTTGGCAAAGTTAATGGTACCTGCATCACAACCTACCATAACCGCACCAGGCATCGTCATTTTAGGAAGAGAGTTGAAGCCACCTTTTGCGATTGCTCGAGCACCGTATGATACGCGCTTGCCACCTTCAAGGTATTGAGCATATTTCGGATGATGTTTTAGACGTTGGAATTCATCAAATGGGCTTAAGTGCGGATTTGAATAATTAAGATCGATAATTAAACCGACAAACACTTGATTGTTTTCGGCGTGATATAAGTAGCCACCACCTGTTGTATCGCTTTCTAACGGCCAACCTGCAGAATGAACCACTAAACCTTCTTGGTGCTTAGCTGGATCGATATCCCAAATCTCTTTAAAGCCAATACCGTAATGTTGCGGCTGCTTGCCTTCATCTAGGTTGAACTTACTAATAAGTTCTTTACCTAAGTGACCACGACAACCCTCTGCAAACACTGTGTATTTAGCACGAAGTTCCATACCTGGCATGAAAGAATCTTTTTGATTACCTTCGGCATCTAAACCCATATCGCCAGTAATGATACCTGCAACTTTACCATCTTCGTATATAACGTCTTGGGCAGGGAAGCCAGGGAATATTTCTACGCCCATTGATTCAGCTTGCTCAGCTAACCAACGACATACATTACCCATAGAGACAATGTAATTACCGTCATTGTGCATAGTTTTTGGTACAGAGAACCCAGGCAATTTAATGCCTTTTTCAGCGCTATTTAATAAATAGATATCATCGCCAGTTACTGCGGTATTTAGCGGTGCACCACGCTCTTTCCAGTCTGGAAATAATTCAGTTAAAGAACGAGGTTCTAAAACTGCACCCGACAAGATGTGGGCGCCAACTTCAGAGCCTTTTTCAACAACACAGACCATTAATTCTTGATCTTTTTCTTGTGCCATCTGCATTAACTTACAAGCTGTAGATAATCCTGATGGGCCGGCGCCGACGATTACGACATCAAATTCCATAGACTCACGTTCCACGTGCTTCCCCTTACAATTTATTTTCTTTAAATTTTGTACTCAATATCTAAAATCCACAAATTCACGATAATGAGTAATTTTAATATTTACACTTTTATAGCATTTTCTTGGCAGCAAACCTATGCAATTTAGGCATTATATTTGCCAAAAGTCACATATTCTAGCATTTATCATTGACCTTTTGTAACTGACTTAGTAGTCTTTCGAGCCAAATTACATTATCCTGCTTTTAGTGCATTCAAACGAAAGTTTCAAACAAGCGTTTGACTATTATCTACAAATCAGGATATAAATAAACAAAAATATTTATATAAAGCACAATAAAGCGAAAATTTATTGTTTTAATCCATCTAGAGGTTGCTATGAAAATACTTGTACCTATCAAACGCGTTATTGACTACAACGTCAAAGTACGTGTTAAGCCAGACAATTCAAACGTTGATTTAACAAACGTTAAAATGGCAATAAACCCATTTTGTGAAATTGCAGTAGAAGAAGCAGTTCGTTTAAAAGAAGCTGGCGTTGCTACTGAAATCGTTGCTGTCTCAATTG is from Thalassotalea crassostreae and encodes:
- a CDS encoding electron transfer flavoprotein-ubiquinone oxidoreductase encodes the protein MEFDVVIVGAGPSGLSTACKLMQMAQEKDQELMVCVVEKGSEVGAHILSGAVLEPRSLTELFPDWKERGAPLNTAVTGDDIYLLNSAEKGIKLPGFSVPKTMHNDGNYIVSMGNVCRWLAEQAESMGVEIFPGFPAQDVIYEDGKVAGIITGDMGLDAEGNQKDSFMPGMELRAKYTVFAEGCRGHLGKELISKFNLDEGKQPQHYGIGFKEIWDIDPAKHQEGLVVHSAGWPLESDTTGGGYLYHAENNQVFVGLIIDLNYSNPHLSPFDEFQRLKHHPKYAQYLEGGKRVSYGARAIAKGGFNSLPKMTMPGAVMVGCDAGTINFAKIKGNHTAMKSGMLAAETIFDALVSGDEGGNDLTAFTDNFKSSWLYEELYNTRNFGAAMHKLGTFLGGAYNTIDQNFFGGKLPFNFADNSFDHETLKLASESTVINYPKPDGVISFDKLSSVFLSNTNHEEEQPCHLKLADASVPVAVNYAKWAEPAQRYCPAGVYEIEEAEDGDKKFVINSQNCIHCKTCDIKDPSQNITWVTPEGTGGPNYPNM